One Carassius carassius chromosome 20, fCarCar2.1, whole genome shotgun sequence DNA segment encodes these proteins:
- the LOC132096136 gene encoding PAS domain-containing serine/threonine-protein kinase-like isoform X3, protein MWLMQGRRSSPRGDSVCAADDDCSISTVMKTDSFCMNQSFPSARNCTLNSMDASSGDSHVGSSEAMRISDLQCFHPVSPSSVHGSPVLESSLLRQLMCTAPEKRGTALTINPNKAVLSINYTTLQVLDANEHACKLFECGYSDLIGQKLTSLLRASQMLEEVLKEETLDSDGNLVAISAKVVSAVSLTGDEFPVSVWLQIPEQRQQILELLLERVERITAHVTFTQNGGILSCDATFAHLYDYHTAEEMTGLSIMSLMPSLQIPFNCRTPKVLRVQRLHVQARSGVVVPACVRLQAAVSCGRSPLQIKGSAHPEPSDGSHTSSRQTNRTPTGGKSGAGGVLSPSADVLYFGSVCVFAPSSCLLTLQPNGTIHSLNNPFSSLLLGYNSSQLLGKNVTYLIPAFYERVRAADRSDHPKSHPHDASSPSDSCTDPCRCLASASCHPADVLTLSTGMLTTKKDQQDTYNPNTVLAGDSVMVHLAKRRKAGLGKGKRIFTGTNAKLEKENSIISTLTSPAVTSTPLNGLDDTTELSEQVVDVTPRGSESDSANTTALLQTFALVESQEVHKTYLSTTVSPHCGPSEQIFARRDAPIAQNSNRKEAPVKSCATVPHPKLPTKACQCSEKAQLQESSFEVISLGSGSSSGFCERLVGGSGPEKLDESQQGHHLAESGSTFLDLNSNGDVIVHAMSEMDLNDSVEILSASADLNHSLTSCDTAELLRTPSPFIVESDLEAEAQISPEQEKTQNFALSPEIRNALDLRKGGIMLPGDTPTTSTPKKVKTNYSIPEGRIHVTCYNRDGKSIEVQCDVRWMSLSSGSSLVCLWLSGSHLLLHHQEAPQSTVWTGAPEQEAFACSLAEAVRSDALRSSVDLEQSGACEGYFEEDYRPLCSIGKGAFGFVWLAARRIDEQEVVVKFIRKSAVVSEGWVDDPDLGRVSQEVAILVRLQHPNIVKVLEVFENERFFQMVMEKHGDGLDLFEFIDMQPRLDEPLVSYIFRQLVAAVSYLRGKRVLHRDIKDENIIINSKFHIRLIDFGSAALLEPGKLFYTFSGTLEYCSPEVLQGNRYEGPELEMWSLGVLLYTLLFSENPFCSVEETLQARLNPPCQISTELYALLVGLLHPVADQRMTLEELLESQWIQQPINQAEYSWGEVFPSNNESKEHVEPNSRVQRVDKLYLDPENNLSTSEDTPLEDEDEEEDEEQRRTMAALQSELLKYLTDE, encoded by the exons ATGTGGCTGATGCAGGGCCGGAGGAGCAGCCCCAGGGGCGACAGTGTTTGTGCTGCTGATGATGACTGCAGTATCAGCACGGTGATGAAGACCGACTCCTTCTGTATGAACCAGTCCTTCCCCTCCGCGCGCAACTGCACTCTCAACAGCATGGACGCATCATCAG GTGATTCTCATGTTGGTTCATCAGAAGCAATGAGGATCTCTGATCTGCAATGCTTCCACCCCGTGTCTCCTTCATCAGTTCATGGGTCTCCAGTGTTGGAGAGCTCTCTGCTCAGACAACTCATGTGTACCGCTCCAGAAAAAAGAGGCACAGCTCTCACCATTAACCCCAATAAAGCTGTCCTGTCCATTAACTACACAACATTACAG GTTTTGGATGCAAATGAACATGCCTGTAAGCTGTTTGAGTGTGGATACAGTGATTTGATCGGACAGAAGCTGACTTCTCTCCTAAGAGCCAGTCAGATGCTAGAGGAAGTCCTGAAGGAGGAGACTCTGGATTCTGATGGAAACCTAGTTGCTATTTCTGCAAAAGTG GTGAGCGCAGTGAGTTTGACAGGAGATGAGTTTCCGGTGTCTGTGTGGCTTCAGATACCAGAGCAGCGGCAGCAGATCTTAGAGCTCCTGCTGGAGCGAGTGGAGAGAATCACAGCACACGTGACTTTCACTCAAAAT GGTGGAATCCTTAGTTGTGATGCCACTTTTGCCCATCTTTATGATTACCACACTGCTGAGGAGATGACTGGCCTGTCAATCATGTCTCTGATGCCGTCACTACAGATCCCCTTCAATTGCAGGACTCCCAAG GTGTTGCGTGTTCAGAGATTGCATGTTCAGGCCAGGTCTGGTGTGGTGGTACCAGCATGTGTGCGTCTGCAGGCTGCTGTGTCCTGTGGAAGATCACCGCTGCAGATTAAAGGATCGGCACATCCAGAACCTTCTGATGGTTCACACACAAGCTCTCGACAGACCAACCGAACTCCTACCG GGGGTAAATCAGGCGCGGGTGGTGTCCTGTCCCCCAGTGCAGATGTGCTGTACtttgggtcagtgtgtgtgtttgctcccaGTAGCTGCCTCTTGACACTTCAGCCCAACGGCACCATTCACAGTCTCAACAACCCCTTCAGCTCTCTGCTGCTCGGATACAACAGCAGTCAGCTGCTCGGAAAG AATGTCACGTACCTGATACCGGCATTTTATGAGCGGGTTCGTGCTGCGGACCGAAGCGACCACCCTAAATCTCATCCACATGATGCATCCAGCCCCTCTGACAGTTGCACAG ACCCCTGTAGATGTTTGGCTAGTGCTAGCTGTCACCCTGCTGATGTTCTAACCCTCTCTACTGGCATGCTCACAACTAAGAAAGATCAACAGGACACATATA ATCCAAACACAGTGCTTGCTGGTGACAGTGTGATGGTGCATCTAGCCAAGCGTAGGAAAGCAGGTCTTGGGAAAGGGAAGAGGATCTTCACTGGGACAAACGCTAAACTGGAGAAGGAGAACAGCATCATATCAACCTTGACCTCACCTGCTGTCACCTCCACACCACTGAATGG GTTAGATGACACTACAGAGCTTAGTGAGCAGGTTGTGGATGTGACTCCTCGAGGGTCTGAGTCTGACTCTGCCAACACCACCGCTCTGCTACAGACCTTTGCTCTGGTGGAGTCCCAGGAAGTCCATAAAACCTACCTCTCCACTACTGTCTCTCCTCATTGTGGCCCATCCGAGCAGATCTTTGCTAGGCGAGATGCCCCCATAGCCCAAAACTCAAACCGTAAAGAAGCTCCAGTAAAGTCCTGTGCCACTGTGCCACATCCAAAACTTCCCACAAAGGCCTGCCAGTGTTCAGAGAAAGCTCAGCTCCAGGAATCCAGCTTTGAGGTGATTTCCCTGGGCAGTGGGTCATCGTCTGGGTTCTGCGAGCGGCTTGTGGGTGGCTCTGGTCCTGAAAAGTTAGATGAGTCTCAGCAGGGACATCACCTAGCGGAATCGGGCAGCACGTTTCTGGATTTGAACTCTAATGGAGATGTCATTGTTCATGCCATGTCAGAGATGGACCTGAATGACAGTGTTGAGATCCTAAGTGCATCTGCAGATCTTAACCATTCGCTTACCTCATGTGACACTGCTGAGCTCCTGCGTACTCCTTCACCCTTCATTGTGGAATCCGACCTTGAAGCAGAGGCTCAAATCTCTCCAGAGCAAGAGAAAACGCAAAATTTTGCCCTATCACCGGAAATCCGGAATGCCTTGGATCTCCGGAAGGGTGGAATAATGTTACCAGGCGACACTCCTACCACATCTACTCCTAAAAAAGTGAAGACGAACTATTCCATTCCAGAAGGAAGGATTCATGTGACCTGCTACAACAGAGATGGAAAATCAATTG AGGTGCAGTGTGATGTACGTTGGATGTCCCTGTCCAGCGGCAGCTCTCTGGTCTGTCTGTGGCTGAGTGGGAGTCATCTCCTGCTCCACCACCAGGAGGCGCCACAGAGCACAGTGTGGACAGGAGCCCCAGAACAGGAGGCCTTTGCCTGCAGTCTCGCTGAG GCAGTTCGTTCAGATGCCTTGCGCTCCTCTGTGGACTTGGAGCAGTCTGGGGCATGTGAGGGTTACTTTGAAGAAGACTATCGTCCGCTGTGCTCTATTGGAAAGGGAGCCTTCGGCTTTGTCTGGCTCGCTGCAAGAAGGATAGATGAACAGGAA GTGGTTGTGAAGTTTATTAGGAAAAGTGCAGTGGTGAGTGAAGGCTGGGTGGATGATCCTGATCTGGGCCGGGTCAGTCAAGAAGTGGCTATACTGGTTCGCCTGCAACATCCCAATATTGTGAAG GTGCTGGAGGTGTTTGAGAATGAGCGATTCTTCCAAATGGTCATGGAGAAACATGGGGATGGGCTTGACCTGTTTGAGTTCATCGACATGCAGCCGAGACTGGATGAGCCTCTCGTGAGCTACATCTTCAGACAG TTGGTAGCCGCAGTGAGTTACCTGCGTGGCAAAAGAGTGCTCCACAGGGACATAAAGGATGAAAATATCATCATAAACTCTAAATTCCACATCCGGCTGATCGACTTCGGTTCTGCTGCACTGCTGGAACCTGGAAAGCTCTTCTACACCTTCTCTGGCACTCTGGAGTACTGCTCCCCAGAGGTGCTTCAGGGAAACCG GTACGAGGGTCCAGAGCTGGAGATGTGGTCTCTAGGAGTGCTCTTATACACCCTACTCTTCAGTGAAAACCCGTTTTGCAGTGTGGAGGAAACCCTGCAGGCCCGACTCAACCCTCCATGCCAGATCTCTACAG AGTTGTATGCACTGTTGGTTGGTCTTTTGCACCCAGTGGCTGATCAGAGAATGACTCTCGAGGAGCTCTTGGAGTCGCAGTGGATTCAGCAACCCATAAATCAAGCAGAGTACTCGTGGGGAGAGGTTTTCCCCTCCAACAATG AATCCAAAGAACATGTGGAGCCCAACTCACGTGTGCAACGGGTAGACAAGCTCTACCTGGACCCCGAAAACAATCTGAGCACATCAGAGGACACTCCATTAGAagatgaagatgaggaggaggatgaggagcagaGGAGAACAATGGCCGCGCTGCAGTCTGAGCTGCTGAAATATCTCACCGACGAGTGA